One part of the Halobacteria archaeon AArc-dxtr1 genome encodes these proteins:
- the btuC gene encoding vitamin B12 ABC transporter permease BtuC, whose amino-acid sequence MRRPVRTVSWSAGLIALLAAVIVGSAAVGSVHIHPLTVAKAILNAVAVPSGLSVGSLALPVGGWSVPAPEIATTAPFAFDVPDTSEVIVTDIRLPRIALAAIVGFALAAAGTVMQGFFRNPLADPSIIGVSSGAAAGAVAAIAFPAVVPFASLHLSAFVGALGAAFLVYAIATEGGKTPVATLLLAGVAVQAFLGAIISFMLVYSGDDLREAVLWTMGHLVATSWSDVAFALPVTLVGVAILGAYTRELNVLMLGEEEAHHLGVSVERTKLVLLALASLVTAGGVAVAGVIGFVGLVVPHIMRLLVGPDHRILLPTSALAGASFLVVTDTIARMGGAIPVVPVGIVTAALGAPFFLFLLKRREVHAL is encoded by the coding sequence ATGAGGCGACCGGTTCGAACAGTATCGTGGTCTGCCGGGCTGATAGCCCTGCTCGCCGCCGTAATCGTCGGCAGCGCCGCCGTTGGCTCGGTCCACATCCACCCTCTCACCGTCGCCAAGGCAATTTTGAACGCGGTCGCGGTTCCCTCCGGACTCTCCGTCGGCTCGCTCGCGCTTCCGGTCGGCGGCTGGTCGGTTCCGGCCCCCGAGATTGCGACCACCGCGCCGTTCGCCTTCGACGTCCCCGATACGTCCGAGGTGATCGTCACCGACATCCGACTCCCCCGGATCGCTCTGGCGGCGATCGTCGGCTTCGCCCTCGCTGCGGCCGGAACCGTGATGCAGGGCTTCTTTCGAAACCCACTCGCAGATCCGTCGATCATCGGCGTCTCCTCGGGAGCGGCGGCGGGAGCGGTCGCCGCAATCGCCTTCCCCGCCGTCGTTCCCTTCGCGAGCCTTCACCTCTCGGCGTTCGTCGGCGCGCTCGGCGCCGCCTTCCTCGTCTACGCCATTGCGACGGAGGGTGGGAAGACGCCCGTCGCGACGCTGTTGCTCGCCGGCGTCGCCGTCCAGGCATTTCTGGGCGCGATCATCTCGTTCATGCTCGTTTACAGCGGCGACGATCTCCGGGAGGCCGTCCTCTGGACGATGGGTCACCTCGTCGCGACCTCCTGGAGTGACGTCGCCTTCGCCCTCCCCGTCACGCTCGTCGGCGTGGCGATCCTCGGCGCCTACACGCGCGAGCTCAACGTCTTGATGCTCGGCGAAGAGGAGGCCCACCACCTGGGCGTCTCCGTCGAGCGCACGAAGCTCGTCCTGCTCGCGCTCGCGAGCCTCGTCACTGCCGGCGGGGTCGCCGTCGCAGGCGTCATCGGCTTCGTGGGACTGGTCGTCCCACACATTATGCGCTTGCTCGTCGGTCCAGATCACCGAATCCTGCTGCCGACTAGCGCGCTCGCTGGCGCATCGTTTCTCGTCGTGACCGATACGATCGCCCGGATGGGTGGTGCGATCCCGGTCGTCCCCGTCGGGATCGTCACCGCCGCGCTCGGCGCACCCTTTTTCCTGTTCTTGCTGAAACGACGGGAGGTGCACGCATTATGA
- a CDS encoding ATP-binding cassette domain-containing protein has protein sequence MSPSASGFSDRLAAFLDRSTDLLGRSTDRPATRTGRVEVDGLTHRFGDTAVLRDVSMRAEPGELVGLVGPNGAGKTTCLRAVTGALEPDEGAVTIDGVDIDGCRSRESSRLVAVVPQDTTVAFSVSVRSVVEMGRHPYRSRFTPPTADDRKLVTEALARTRTAQFADRPIDEVSGGERQRVVLARAIAQDTPVLVLDEPTANLDVNHQIETLELVRELVDGGKTAIAAIHDLDLAARYCDRLVLLADGAVRRSGPPETVLQSDVLTDVFGAAAAVGENPVTGTPTVTTLPTAADTELPGRVHVLGSGSVGASVVSRLCAAGIEVTVGPVPEGDATAEAARGAAVEYRTVPPYRPIEECHAEAFAELADAAETTVVADPPTSAAARPLFDRLDRLDRLVLVDAASTGPTDPAVEDRLTGVRRRAPVTTTETLLECVSEAVSDDSVSESSFETDELDAENTETDSTASDSSDASKSWPPTEPPSSDD, from the coding sequence ATGAGCCCGTCCGCATCCGGGTTCTCCGACCGACTTGCCGCCTTCCTGGACCGATCCACCGACCTGCTCGGTCGCTCGACCGATCGCCCTGCGACGCGCACCGGCCGCGTCGAAGTCGACGGCCTCACCCACCGGTTCGGCGACACGGCCGTCCTCCGGGACGTTTCGATGCGCGCTGAGCCCGGAGAACTGGTCGGTCTCGTCGGCCCCAACGGCGCCGGCAAGACGACCTGCCTGCGCGCGGTCACCGGCGCCCTCGAACCCGACGAGGGGGCGGTCACGATCGACGGCGTCGACATCGACGGCTGTCGCTCCCGCGAGTCGAGCCGGCTCGTTGCTGTCGTCCCGCAAGACACGACCGTCGCCTTTTCCGTTAGCGTCCGGTCGGTCGTCGAGATGGGCCGTCACCCCTACCGCTCCCGGTTCACCCCACCGACGGCGGACGACCGGAAGCTGGTGACGGAGGCGTTAGCGCGGACGCGGACGGCGCAGTTCGCCGACCGGCCGATCGACGAGGTAAGCGGCGGCGAGCGCCAGCGGGTCGTCCTTGCCCGGGCGATCGCCCAGGACACGCCGGTGCTGGTGTTAGACGAGCCCACCGCCAACCTCGACGTAAACCACCAGATCGAGACCTTAGAGTTGGTCCGCGAGCTGGTCGACGGCGGAAAGACGGCGATCGCCGCGATCCACGACCTCGATCTGGCGGCCCGCTACTGTGATCGACTCGTGTTGCTCGCCGACGGCGCGGTCCGCCGATCGGGGCCACCCGAAACGGTTCTCCAGAGCGACGTCCTCACGGACGTCTTCGGCGCGGCCGCCGCCGTCGGCGAAAACCCAGTGACCGGCACTCCGACAGTGACGACGCTTCCCACGGCAGCAGATACCGAGCTGCCAGGACGAGTCCACGTCCTCGGCTCGGGATCGGTCGGTGCGAGCGTCGTCTCTCGTCTATGCGCGGCTGGGATCGAGGTGACCGTCGGCCCGGTCCCGGAGGGTGACGCGACGGCTGAGGCCGCACGCGGGGCAGCCGTCGAGTATCGCACGGTTCCGCCGTACCGCCCGATCGAGGAGTGCCACGCTGAGGCCTTCGCGGAATTGGCCGACGCCGCCGAGACGACGGTGGTGGCCGATCCGCCGACCAGCGCGGCCGCCAGACCGCTGTTCGATCGGCTCGATCGGCTCGATCGACTCGTTCTCGTCGACGCGGCGTCGACGGGACCCACCGATCCCGCCGTCGAGGATCGCCTCACCGGAGTTCGGCGCCGAGCGCCCGTGACGACGACCGAGACGCTTCTGGAGTGTGTTTCCGAGGCTGTCAGCGACGACTCCGTCAGTGAGAGCAGCTTCGAGACTGACGAGCTGGACGCCGAAAACACCGAGACGGACAGCACTGCGTCCGATAGCTCTGATGCCAGCAAGTCGTGGCCACCCACCGAACCGCCATCCTCGGACGACTAG
- the gatE gene encoding Glu-tRNA(Gln) amidotransferase subunit GatE, protein MTEYDYEALGLVAGLEIHQQLDTATKLFCACPTQLREPDDATREFTRYLHPTRSELGELDDAAVEESKVDREFTYLAYDSTCLVEEDDEPPHRVDDEALETTLEVAQLMDMNPVDQAHVMRKIVVDGSNTSGFQRSTLVATGGQIETSEGPVGIEDLLLEEESAQRVEETDAGVTYSLDRLGIPLVEIGTSPDIRSPEQAREAAERIGMLLRSTGKVKRGLGTIRQDVNVSIAEGARVEIKGVQSLDDIDDIVRNEVARQDELVAIADELADREASVGDSTDVTDVFEDTDSGVIRGALSSGGSVMAVPLPGFDGIVGREIAPDRRLGTEFSDHAKRHGAGGIFHTDELPAYGVTEAEVAALRDAVDAGPEDAVAIVADETAVAESAIEAVAERARTALEGVPEETRGANDDGTTRYLRPLPGAARMYPETDVPPVEPDPSDVPEPELLTEKVERYQAEYDLDAGLAEQVAYGRHMPLFEDVVAGEESSDGVDPTLAATTLESTLTELRRDDVAVEALTDDHLADVLAMVEAGDLPNEGVGDLLTALAENPDRTAEQAAEEEDLGGADEEAVRETIAEVVERNETQVEEEGMQAFSGLMGECMGALRGKADGDLVSQLLREEIQARS, encoded by the coding sequence ATGACCGAGTACGACTACGAGGCCCTCGGACTCGTCGCCGGGCTGGAGATCCACCAGCAACTCGACACGGCGACGAAGCTGTTCTGTGCCTGTCCGACGCAGTTGCGCGAGCCCGACGACGCAACGCGAGAGTTCACCCGGTACCTGCACCCGACCCGCAGCGAACTGGGCGAGCTCGACGACGCCGCCGTCGAGGAGAGCAAGGTCGACCGCGAGTTTACCTATCTCGCCTACGACTCGACCTGTCTGGTCGAGGAGGACGACGAGCCGCCCCACCGCGTAGACGACGAGGCCCTGGAGACGACCCTGGAGGTCGCCCAGCTGATGGATATGAACCCGGTCGATCAGGCCCACGTCATGCGAAAGATCGTCGTCGACGGCTCGAACACGTCGGGGTTCCAGCGCTCGACGCTGGTCGCAACCGGCGGCCAGATCGAGACGAGCGAGGGCCCGGTCGGGATTGAAGATCTCCTTCTCGAAGAGGAGAGCGCCCAGCGCGTCGAGGAAACCGACGCGGGCGTCACCTACAGCTTAGACCGGCTCGGCATTCCGCTCGTCGAGATCGGTACCAGCCCCGATATTCGGTCGCCCGAGCAGGCCCGCGAGGCCGCCGAGCGCATCGGGATGCTCCTCCGCTCGACCGGGAAGGTAAAACGGGGCCTGGGGACGATCCGCCAGGACGTCAACGTCTCCATCGCCGAGGGCGCCCGCGTCGAGATCAAAGGGGTTCAGAGCTTAGACGACATCGACGATATCGTCCGCAACGAGGTCGCCCGACAGGACGAACTGGTCGCGATCGCAGACGAACTCGCCGACCGCGAGGCCAGCGTCGGCGACTCCACGGACGTCACCGACGTCTTCGAAGATACCGACAGCGGCGTCATTCGGGGCGCACTGAGTTCGGGTGGCTCCGTCATGGCCGTCCCGCTTCCCGGCTTCGACGGGATCGTCGGTCGTGAGATCGCTCCCGACCGGCGCCTCGGCACGGAGTTCTCCGATCACGCAAAGCGCCACGGCGCCGGCGGGATCTTCCACACCGACGAGTTGCCGGCTTACGGTGTCACGGAAGCGGAGGTCGCTGCACTGCGCGACGCCGTCGACGCCGGGCCCGAGGATGCCGTCGCCATCGTCGCCGACGAGACGGCCGTCGCCGAGTCGGCGATTGAGGCCGTCGCCGAGCGCGCCCGGACCGCATTGGAGGGCGTCCCCGAGGAGACTCGGGGCGCAAACGACGACGGCACGACGCGGTACCTCCGTCCCCTCCCCGGCGCGGCACGGATGTACCCCGAAACCGACGTCCCGCCGGTCGAACCGGATCCGAGCGACGTGCCGGAGCCGGAGCTTCTCACCGAGAAGGTCGAGCGCTACCAGGCCGAGTACGATCTGGACGCGGGGCTCGCAGAGCAGGTCGCCTACGGGCGACACATGCCGCTGTTCGAGGACGTCGTGGCTGGTGAGGAGTCGTCCGACGGGGTCGACCCGACCCTGGCCGCGACGACGCTCGAGTCGACGCTCACGGAACTGCGCCGGGACGACGTCGCCGTTGAGGCCCTGACAGACGACCACCTCGCGGACGTTCTGGCGATGGTCGAGGCAGGCGACCTCCCCAACGAGGGCGTGGGTGACCTGCTCACGGCACTCGCGGAGAATCCGGATCGGACTGCCGAGCAGGCGGCAGAGGAGGAAGATCTCGGCGGTGCCGACGAGGAGGCAGTCCGCGAGACGATCGCGGAGGTCGTCGAGCGCAACGAGACACAGGTCGAAGAGGAGGGCATGCAGGCGTTCTCCGGACTCATGGGCGAATGCATGGGCGCGCTACGCGGCAAAGCCGACGGCGATCTCGTCAGCCAACTCCTCCGCGAGGAGATTCAGGCGCGCTCCTGA
- a CDS encoding RNA methyltransferase, with amino-acid sequence MTETPSSPEGEVDCPTRRTPPAVAVVDAQAPGNVGTIARAMKNFGFSELLLVDPPELDPDGEAYGFAGHARKDVLPNATEITFDELVENYHTVGCTAVTNEDDRSHVRFPYATPAELADRLARVEGPTAIVFGRERVGLTNEELARIDEICSIPASAEYPVLNLGQAATVTLYELRTLTLAPEEIQLPTETRERVRAPEPMIERLYDQWGALLEELNHPEEKREKTVRMLRRVYGRADLTEREVTTFLGLLRRATERPDRQGTDDGPSTELDDTE; translated from the coding sequence ATGACTGAGACACCGTCCAGTCCCGAGGGGGAGGTCGACTGTCCGACCCGTCGAACGCCGCCGGCTGTTGCAGTCGTCGACGCCCAGGCGCCAGGAAACGTCGGTACGATCGCCCGGGCGATGAAGAACTTCGGCTTCTCCGAACTGCTGCTAGTCGACCCACCGGAGTTAGACCCCGACGGCGAGGCGTACGGCTTCGCCGGTCACGCGCGGAAAGACGTCCTGCCCAACGCCACGGAGATCACGTTCGACGAGCTGGTGGAGAACTACCACACCGTCGGCTGTACCGCGGTGACCAACGAGGACGATCGCAGCCACGTCCGCTTTCCGTATGCGACGCCCGCCGAGCTGGCCGATCGCCTTGCTCGTGTGGAGGGACCCACTGCGATCGTCTTCGGGCGCGAGCGCGTCGGCCTCACCAACGAGGAGCTCGCTCGAATCGACGAGATTTGCTCGATCCCAGCGAGTGCCGAGTACCCTGTCTTGAACCTGGGTCAGGCGGCGACCGTAACCCTCTACGAGCTACGCACGCTCACCCTCGCGCCCGAGGAAATCCAGCTTCCAACGGAGACTCGAGAGCGCGTGCGTGCACCGGAGCCGATGATAGAGCGTCTCTACGACCAGTGGGGGGCGCTCCTAGAGGAACTCAACCACCCCGAAGAAAAGCGCGAGAAGACGGTACGGATGCTCCGGCGGGTCTACGGCCGGGCGGATCTAACCGAACGTGAGGTCACCACCTTCCTCGGCCTCCTCCGGCGGGCGACGGAACGCCCTGACCGTCAGGGAACCGACGATGGGCCCTCCACAGAGCTGGACGACACGGAGTAG
- a CDS encoding orc1/cdc6 family replication initiation protein, with protein MSVNDDRDPLFRYDDPVFADERLLEITHLPGPDRIVGRDEQMQRVADALNPAIFGSEPNHLFIFGKTGTGKSLISRSVTQRVISEARRDDITVKYAFIDCGEQNTEASIVKTIAQIVNEPEKSGVSVPDRGLGTGDYYKRLWQAVDHCTDVTIVILDEIDMLEDDEVLRKLSRAGENRRISESSIGIIGISNKIDFPDHLSERVKSSLSRDELVFSPYDANQLVEILEKRRDAFHDGVLGADVIPLTAALAAQEHGDARKAIDILRNAGRIAKKRTDTSVTAEHVRDAKEKTEADRFNELIEGSPQQAKAILYALTLLTENSSQKEFPTKIIYDQYKEIARQLDFDVLSERRVQEILQEQNFLNVIQSEREGRGRGRGAHAKHRLLENPSIVKKVLLRDSRLAVLDDGN; from the coding sequence ATGTCCGTGAACGACGATCGTGATCCCCTCTTTCGGTACGACGATCCGGTCTTTGCCGACGAGCGGTTGCTCGAGATCACGCACCTTCCCGGCCCGGACCGGATCGTCGGGCGCGACGAGCAGATGCAACGAGTAGCGGACGCCCTGAACCCCGCCATCTTCGGGAGCGAGCCAAACCACCTGTTCATCTTCGGCAAGACGGGGACCGGCAAATCACTCATCTCTCGATCGGTCACCCAGCGGGTGATCTCGGAGGCCAGACGAGACGACATCACGGTGAAGTACGCCTTCATCGACTGTGGCGAACAGAACACCGAGGCGTCGATCGTCAAGACGATCGCACAGATCGTCAACGAACCCGAAAAGAGCGGCGTTTCCGTTCCCGACCGCGGTCTCGGCACCGGCGACTACTACAAACGGCTCTGGCAGGCTGTCGATCACTGCACGGACGTCACTATCGTCATCTTAGACGAGATCGACATGCTAGAGGACGACGAAGTGCTCCGAAAGCTCTCTCGTGCGGGCGAAAACCGACGCATCTCGGAGTCGAGCATCGGTATCATCGGCATCTCGAACAAGATCGACTTCCCGGACCACCTCTCCGAGCGCGTGAAATCGAGCCTCTCGCGGGACGAACTCGTCTTCTCGCCGTACGACGCCAACCAGCTCGTCGAGATCTTAGAGAAGCGGCGGGACGCGTTCCACGACGGCGTCCTCGGAGCGGACGTGATCCCCCTCACCGCAGCACTCGCCGCTCAGGAACACGGCGACGCGCGCAAGGCGATCGACATCCTCCGGAACGCCGGCCGCATCGCGAAGAAGCGAACCGACACCAGCGTCACCGCCGAACACGTCCGGGACGCCAAAGAGAAGACCGAGGCCGATCGGTTCAACGAGCTGATCGAGGGTTCCCCCCAACAGGCGAAGGCGATCCTCTACGCGCTGACGCTGCTCACCGAGAACAGCTCCCAGAAGGAGTTTCCGACGAAGATCATCTACGACCAGTACAAGGAGATCGCCCGACAGCTCGACTTCGACGTGCTCTCCGAACGCCGAGTCCAGGAGATTCTCCAGGAACAGAACTTCCTTAACGTGATCCAGTCCGAACGCGAAGGTCGTGGACGCGGGCGTGGTGCCCACGCCAAACACCGGTTGCTCGAGAATCCGTCGATCGTCAAGAAGGTCCTGTTGCGGGACTCGCGGCTGGCGGTACTCGACGACGGGAACTAA
- the folP gene encoding dihydropteroate synthase produces MNSVDAAGLGIGDDHPPRIMGVLNVSEESPYDPSVYDDPGEAARYVDEELIGEGADIVDVGLESANKRFDVLSAEEELERLHVAEETIASVSGDAIFSIETRYHEVAEAALDAGFDMVNDIAGFADPEMPAVCEKYDVAVAKMASPPDIERPGAVEETDWATRKSPQWAADAKYVDQVYEALKQNGLTEKTIVDPAFGGWSEAQTIGQDRETFRRLAEFRALDRPMLISINRKNFLGELVDRETEARLPASLAATAMAVERGAHVIRTHDVAETRDAAQIGAAFTERARFRDGEMIVSRLDTDGRRTLRRHLEARGFDSERGSEQLGAVVEVRGLGERAERLRTAVGSTAAEFVAVPGPTDRVLLVGSVAELALLPERISEDSDDNFAIGSAIQNVLQ; encoded by the coding sequence ATGAACAGCGTCGACGCGGCGGGGCTCGGAATCGGTGACGATCACCCGCCCCGGATCATGGGCGTGTTGAACGTCAGCGAGGAGTCGCCGTACGATCCGAGCGTCTACGACGACCCCGGCGAGGCGGCCCGCTACGTCGACGAGGAACTGATCGGCGAGGGCGCCGATATCGTCGACGTCGGCCTCGAATCGGCGAACAAGCGCTTCGACGTGCTCTCGGCCGAGGAGGAACTGGAGCGGTTACACGTCGCCGAGGAAACGATCGCGAGCGTCTCCGGAGATGCCATCTTTTCGATCGAGACGCGCTACCACGAGGTGGCCGAGGCGGCCCTCGACGCGGGATTCGACATGGTCAACGACATCGCGGGCTTCGCCGATCCCGAGATGCCGGCCGTCTGTGAGAAGTACGACGTCGCCGTCGCGAAGATGGCGAGCCCACCCGATATCGAGCGCCCCGGCGCCGTCGAAGAGACCGACTGGGCAACTCGCAAGTCACCCCAGTGGGCCGCCGATGCCAAGTACGTCGACCAGGTCTACGAGGCGTTAAAGCAAAACGGCCTGACCGAGAAGACGATCGTCGATCCCGCCTTCGGTGGCTGGAGTGAGGCCCAGACGATCGGCCAGGACCGCGAAACGTTCCGTCGGCTCGCGGAGTTTCGTGCGCTGGACCGTCCGATGCTGATCTCGATCAACCGGAAGAACTTCCTCGGCGAACTGGTCGACCGCGAAACCGAAGCGCGGCTGCCGGCGAGCCTCGCTGCGACGGCGATGGCCGTCGAACGTGGTGCACACGTGATCCGAACCCACGATGTCGCCGAGACACGGGACGCAGCCCAGATCGGTGCGGCGTTCACCGAGCGAGCCCGCTTTCGGGACGGCGAGATGATCGTCAGCCGGCTCGATACCGATGGGAGACGAACACTCCGTCGTCACCTCGAAGCGCGTGGGTTCGATTCCGAACGAGGTTCGGAGCAACTCGGTGCCGTCGTCGAGGTTCGGGGCCTCGGCGAGCGAGCGGAGCGGCTACGAACGGCGGTTGGGTCGACAGCTGCCGAGTTCGTCGCCGTCCCTGGCCCAACCGACCGCGTACTGCTCGTCGGATCGGTCGCCGAGCTTGCGTTACTTCCAGAGCGAATTTCTGAGGATAGTGACGATAATTTCGCGATCGGATCTGCGATCCAGAACGTCTTGCAGTAA
- a CDS encoding DUF115 domain-containing protein has protein sequence MEFSEWEPVYESILDDFGYDRAADEAARDELADVLAGEEPAELEPMRGDRVAIAGAGPSLASPNELDRARDCDRVVAASTAADVLESAGVSVDCMVTDLDKNPETVVRLTERKTPVAVHAHGDNRPAIRAVVPNCRSEFVLPTTQAAPRGPVRNLGGFTDGDRAAFLADALGAGELGFVGWDLDDPSVDPVKARKLAWAERLLYWLEQRRGDRFSVLDGRREGIETTALPVE, from the coding sequence ATGGAGTTTTCCGAGTGGGAACCGGTTTACGAGTCGATCCTCGACGACTTCGGATATGACCGGGCCGCGGACGAAGCCGCACGAGACGAACTCGCCGACGTCCTCGCGGGGGAAGAGCCCGCCGAACTCGAACCGATGCGCGGCGACCGCGTGGCGATCGCCGGCGCCGGCCCCTCCCTCGCGTCGCCAAACGAACTCGATCGTGCTCGCGACTGTGACCGCGTCGTTGCAGCCTCGACTGCGGCCGACGTGCTCGAATCTGCGGGCGTCTCCGTCGACTGCATGGTGACAGATCTGGACAAGAACCCGGAGACGGTCGTCCGACTCACGGAGCGCAAAACACCCGTCGCCGTCCACGCTCACGGCGACAACCGGCCGGCGATCCGGGCCGTCGTCCCCAACTGCCGGTCCGAGTTCGTGCTTCCGACGACCCAAGCCGCGCCTCGTGGCCCGGTCCGGAATCTCGGCGGGTTCACAGACGGCGACCGAGCGGCGTTTCTCGCGGACGCACTCGGTGCTGGAGAACTCGGCTTCGTCGGCTGGGATCTCGACGATCCGTCGGTGGATCCGGTAAAAGCACGAAAGCTAGCGTGGGCCGAGCGGCTCCTGTACTGGCTCGAGCAGCGTCGTGGCGACCGATTTAGCGTGTTAGACGGCCGCCGTGAGGGGATCGAGACGACGGCGCTTCCGGTCGAGTGA
- a CDS encoding DUF5785 family protein, with protein MDWPHDPDGEEGSEGMRKYDMAIIAKKVDEEADFPLEREAFVAEHGDDPIRINSETVVPMRDIFEYVEPDSFETILDLHRAVGAAMRAGEFWEYHPVGANPETKHA; from the coding sequence ATGGACTGGCCCCACGATCCCGACGGCGAGGAGGGGAGCGAAGGGATGCGCAAGTACGATATGGCGATCATCGCGAAGAAAGTCGACGAGGAAGCCGACTTTCCACTCGAACGCGAGGCGTTCGTCGCCGAGCACGGCGACGATCCGATTCGGATAAACTCAGAGACGGTCGTCCCGATGCGTGACATCTTCGAGTACGTCGAACCCGACTCCTTCGAGACGATTCTTGACCTCCACCGCGCCGTCGGCGCGGCGATGCGCGCAGGCGAGTTCTGGGAGTACCACCCGGTCGGTGCGAACCCCGAGACGAAACACGCCTAA
- a CDS encoding GTP cyclohydrolase IIa, with protein sequence MTNTQVTLIQIDNYGPWTVTPEPRREADLQTLQSRLYADVSQFVGNRGGYTFFTRFDNMIAVTNGLSLADHDLLQESVGNRYPVTLSLGVAIDTSPVTALGDATSLLQQAGSAQDADREEILEGAVVDPGQQTDGDVQIAHFDVIDATGTYTDELNAFDTFIEIEQGYAALMRHMRYAHDSLSFFVGGDNVIAVCPDLDPADYQTAIDHVRETVDVELQVGVGRGPNARDAGIDAKHALERCRADGTRVELAWQPAR encoded by the coding sequence GTGACGAACACGCAGGTTACGCTCATCCAGATCGATAACTACGGCCCGTGGACGGTGACGCCAGAGCCACGCCGAGAAGCCGACCTCCAGACATTGCAGTCGCGGCTGTACGCCGACGTCTCTCAGTTCGTCGGCAATCGTGGTGGGTACACGTTCTTCACGCGCTTTGACAACATGATCGCGGTCACCAACGGGCTCTCGCTCGCCGATCACGACCTCCTTCAGGAGTCGGTCGGCAACCGGTACCCGGTGACGCTCAGCCTCGGCGTCGCGATCGACACGAGTCCGGTCACGGCTCTGGGCGACGCGACGTCGCTGCTCCAGCAAGCGGGCAGCGCCCAGGACGCGGACCGAGAAGAGATTCTCGAGGGAGCTGTCGTCGACCCGGGCCAGCAGACTGACGGCGACGTCCAGATCGCCCATTTCGACGTGATCGACGCGACGGGGACCTATACGGACGAATTAAACGCCTTCGATACGTTCATCGAGATCGAGCAGGGGTACGCCGCACTCATGCGTCACATGCGCTACGCCCACGACAGCCTCTCGTTTTTCGTCGGCGGCGACAACGTGATCGCCGTCTGTCCGGATCTCGATCCAGCCGACTACCAGACGGCCATCGACCACGTCCGGGAGACGGTCGATGTCGAGTTACAGGTCGGCGTGGGTCGGGGCCCGAACGCCCGCGACGCCGGGATCGACGCGAAACACGCCCTCGAGCGATGCCGAGCCGACGGGACGCGGGTCGAGCTGGCGTGGCAGCCAGCACGCTGA
- a CDS encoding CBS domain-containing protein: protein MDSELSVRDALTPEYVGVSESDSVLGAVRLMRDERIGSVLVMRGANPVGIMTEWDVLGVVSSERDPDTTTIEEVMSTPVITIGVERSLSDAAGIMARENIRNLVVESDGEVVGLLTQRDVISVAGSFQAATAPASGERAVETAVTGSIDPRAAEEREVVPNGGDEYSTQGVCEACGSLADALWEANGQVVCSDCRTV from the coding sequence ATGGACTCGGAACTGTCGGTGAGAGACGCACTGACCCCGGAGTACGTCGGCGTCAGCGAGTCGGACTCCGTTCTCGGGGCAGTTCGGCTCATGCGTGACGAGCGGATCGGCTCCGTGCTGGTCATGCGGGGTGCCAATCCGGTCGGCATCATGACTGAGTGGGACGTCCTGGGCGTCGTCTCGAGCGAACGCGATCCCGACACGACGACGATAGAGGAGGTAATGAGCACGCCGGTCATCACGATTGGCGTTGAGCGGTCGCTTTCTGACGCCGCCGGGATCATGGCTCGGGAGAATATTCGAAACCTGGTCGTCGAAAGCGACGGCGAGGTCGTCGGCCTGCTCACCCAACGAGACGTGATCTCCGTTGCCGGCTCGTTTCAGGCAGCGACTGCGCCAGCAAGCGGCGAACGAGCAGTCGAGACCGCAGTGACAGGATCGATCGATCCCCGTGCGGCCGAGGAGCGCGAGGTCGTTCCGAACGGCGGCGACGAGTACTCGACACAGGGCGTCTGTGAGGCCTGTGGCTCGCTGGCGGACGCCCTCTGGGAGGCAAACGGGCAGGTCGTCTGTTCGGACTGTCGTACCGTCTAG